The following are from one region of the Lepeophtheirus salmonis chromosome 8, UVic_Lsal_1.4, whole genome shotgun sequence genome:
- the LOC121121871 gene encoding macro domain-containing protein PG1779 isoform X1, which yields MFVSSLFLLLIQPPRLRSGFTHIIEPRYISVRQNSNIMEDRRNNYFCGPDFVGLEDVRKDWTSDVSDDKIGMWQGDITKLEIDAIVNAANSGLRAGGGVCGAIHRAAGLDLQKECNSLNGCPPGESKITSGYKLPAKCEYKLYISFLYLLFQFSYYIPINLFTDVIHTVGPQDQDPDILRSAYRNSMELLMSKGLRSIAFPCIGTGIYGFPSDKAAGIALETVRSVLKINSDKFDAVIFCVFLNKDKDMYKELLSKKF from the exons atgttcgtTAGTAGCTTATTTTTGCTATTGATTCAACCCCCACGACTCAGGAGCGGCTTCACTCATATAATAGAACCTAGATATATTTCTGTACGACAGAACTCTAACATAATGGAAGACAGAAGAAACAATTACTTTTGTGGACCGGATTTTGTGGGGTTGGAAGACGTAAGGAAAGACTGGACTTCGGACG TCAGTGATGATAAGATTGGCATGTGGCAAGGAGATATTACAAAGTTGGAAATTGATGCCATTGTAAATGCCGCCAATTCTGGTCTTAGAGCGGGTGGAGGAGTTTGTGGGGCCATTCACAGAGCTGCAGGTTTGGATCTACAAAAAGAATGCAATAGTCTTAATGGATGTCCTCCTGGAGAGTCCAAAATAACATCAGGATACAAATTACCCGCTAAGTGtgagtataaattatatatatcattcttGTATCTCTTATtccaattttcttattatattccAATAAACCTATTTACAGATGTTATCCACACCGTGGGACCTCAAGATCAGGATCCTGATATCTTAAGGAGTGCTTATCGTAATTCAATGGAGCTTTTAATGTCAAAGGGCTTAAGATCCATT GCATTTCCATGCATTGGCACAGGGATTTATGGATTCCCATCTGACAAAGCAGCAGGTATTGCTTTGGAAACTGTGAGGTCTGTTTTGAAGATTAATAGTGATAAG TTTGATGCTGTGATATTCTGCGTTTTCTTGAACAAGGATAAGGATATGTACAAAGAgcttttatcaaagaaattctag
- the LOC121121871 gene encoding macro domain-containing protein PG1779 isoform X2, with protein MFVSSLFLLLIQPPRLRSGFTHIIEPRYISVRQNSNIMEDRRNNYFCGPDFVGLEDVRKDWTSDVSDDKIGMWQGDITKLEIDAIVNAANSGLRAGGGVCGAIHRAAGLDLQKECNSLNGCPPGESKITSGYKLPAKYVIHTVGPQDQDPDILRSAYRNSMELLMSKGLRSIAFPCIGTGIYGFPSDKAAGIALETVRSVLKINSDKFDAVIFCVFLNKDKDMYKELLSKKF; from the exons atgttcgtTAGTAGCTTATTTTTGCTATTGATTCAACCCCCACGACTCAGGAGCGGCTTCACTCATATAATAGAACCTAGATATATTTCTGTACGACAGAACTCTAACATAATGGAAGACAGAAGAAACAATTACTTTTGTGGACCGGATTTTGTGGGGTTGGAAGACGTAAGGAAAGACTGGACTTCGGACG TCAGTGATGATAAGATTGGCATGTGGCAAGGAGATATTACAAAGTTGGAAATTGATGCCATTGTAAATGCCGCCAATTCTGGTCTTAGAGCGGGTGGAGGAGTTTGTGGGGCCATTCACAGAGCTGCAGGTTTGGATCTACAAAAAGAATGCAATAGTCTTAATGGATGTCCTCCTGGAGAGTCCAAAATAACATCAGGATACAAATTACCCGCTAAGT ATGTTATCCACACCGTGGGACCTCAAGATCAGGATCCTGATATCTTAAGGAGTGCTTATCGTAATTCAATGGAGCTTTTAATGTCAAAGGGCTTAAGATCCATT GCATTTCCATGCATTGGCACAGGGATTTATGGATTCCCATCTGACAAAGCAGCAGGTATTGCTTTGGAAACTGTGAGGTCTGTTTTGAAGATTAATAGTGATAAG TTTGATGCTGTGATATTCTGCGTTTTCTTGAACAAGGATAAGGATATGTACAAAGAgcttttatcaaagaaattctag
- the LOC121121416 gene encoding inter-alpha-trypsin inhibitor heavy chain H3 has protein sequence MLKSLYLSLTICQVLHIGNVKGFESSIFKSHNLLLVPQSQKPCFEREHWIKKRSVDPYDLNENEFASEQNSSGKKLHRLAHNVKVETDIRFRYAITLISDKVHNSKNYSREVYLTLILPETAFISRFAIEVDGQLYVAYVKEKEAALKIYQDAVDSGKTAGHVGVSARHSNNFHVSVNTEANSKITFYLLYEELLHRKQGFYHHVVNITPRQKLGSFSITMRIMEQRKITMIEVPKLRKYDINIQENIIENETEIERISPREVRVYYKPQLSSLQSLLKSRHALQFSVNYDVERPNDGEILVVDGYFVHFVAPENIRPLPKHVVFVLDTSGSMGGKKILQTKDAMRTIINELNDQDFISILDFNTKVNIWNHYHDHYVKISDNIKKYAMDYVDSLEANGGTNINDAILDALRIVRYKKENAENVYVQPMVIFLTDGNPTEGVVNAKEIIENVVESNVYEVPIFALAFGRGADFDSLKVLALRNYGFARKIYVAADASLQLQGFYREISSPMLRNVRFVYQNDSITQNSLTSTSFHSYYKGGEMVVAGHLMSPAHSELLETQIKYKVLANDADGEYEIDGRYIYATAPVVETDTILLDFVVSNNTIHSNILERLWAYLTIQDLFKALARGEFSSCPESYNSSSVAKRSTSSIEDESTDIERILETVGDQDIYICDHLEYALYLSLKYEFVTPLTSLVIVKPDDKKSAPGTSEDEGGHDPRITLLGNHATTLSQKTRIGSFLVLISICLNLTHFYI, from the exons ATGTTGAAATCCCTGTATCTTTCATTGACGATTTGTCAAGTCCTTCACATTGGGAATGTCAAGGGATTTGAAAGTTCCATTTTCAAATCTCACAATCTTCTTTTGGTTCCTCAAAGTCAAAAGCCTTGTTTTGAAAGAGAGCATTGGATAAAAAAGAGGTCAGTGGATCCCTATGATCTGAATGAAAATGAGTTTGCTTCTGAACAAAACTCTAGTGGAAAGAAATTACATCGTTTGGCTCATAACGTAAAAGTGGAAACAGATATTCGTTTTAG ATACGCTATTACCCTTATATCCGATAAAGTCCACAACTCCAAGAACTATTCTCGTGAAGTATATCTGACTCTTATCCTTCCTGAAACAGCGTTTATTTCACGATTTGCCATTGAGGTTGATGGACAACTATATGTGGCCTATGTCAAGGAAAAGGAGGCAGCTTTGAAAATCTATCAAGATGCAGTGGATTCTGGGAAAACGGCTGGTCATGTGGGAGTGTCCGCCAGGCATTCTAATAATTTTCATGTATCCGTTAATACTGAAGCAAACTCTAAGATTACATTTTACCTGTTATACGAGGAACTACTCCATCGTAAACAGGGCTTTTATCATCATGTAGTTAATATTACACCTCGTCAAAAACTAGGAAGTTTCTCCATTACG ATGAGGATCATGGAACAACGGAAAATCACCATGATTGAAGTTCCCAAACTAAGAAAGTATGacataaatattcaagaaaatattattgaaaatgaaacagAAATTGAGAGAATATCTCCAAGAGAGGTCCGTGTCTACTATAAGCCTCAACTATCTTCGCTTCAATCTCTATTAAAGTCACGACATGCACTACAGTTCAGTGTAAATTATGATGTTGAGAGGCCTAATGATGGGGAAATTCTTGTAGTTGATGGATATTTCGTTCATTTTGTTGCTCCAGAGAACATAAGACCCCTTCCGAAACATGTTGTCTTTGTTTTGGACACCTCTGGTTCTATGGGAggtaaaaaaatcttacaaacaAAAGATGCAATGAGAACAATTATAAATGAGTTAAATGATCAGGATTTTATCAGTATTCTCGATTTCAATACCAAAGTGAATATTTGGAACCATTATCATGATCATTATGTGAAAATTagtgataatattaaaaaatatgcaatggaCTATGTTGATTCATTAGAAGCAAACGGTGGAACAAATATCAATGATGCTATCCTCGATG CTTTAAGAATAGTCCGTTACAAAAAAGAGAACGCAGAAAATGTATATGTGCAGCCCATGGTCATATTTCTTACTGATGGAAATCCTACTGAAGGTGTAGTGAATGCAAAAGAAATTATAGAGAATGTCGTTGAATCAAATGTTTACGAAGTTCCTATTTTTGCCTTGGCTTTCGGGCGAGGAGCAGACTTTGATTCACTTAAAGTTCTTGCCCTAAGAAACTATGGATTTGCTCGAAAAATCTATGTGGCTGCAGATGCATCACTTCAGCTTCAGGGATTTTATCGAGAG ATCAGTAGTCCAATGCTGCGCAATGTAAGATTCGTTTATCAAAACGATAGTATTACTCAAAACTCACTAACTTCGACGAGTTTCCATTCGTACTATAAAGGTGGGGAAATGGTAGTTGCTGGTCATCTTATGTCCCCAGCTCACAGTGAACTTCTTGAAACTCAAATAAAGTATAAGGTCCTTGCTAACGATGCTGATGGAGAGTATGAAATAGACGGAAGATACATATATGCT ACTGCTCCAGTTGTCGAAACGGATACAATCCTGCTTGACTTTGTCGTGAGTAATAATACAATCCATTCAAATATACTTGAAAGATTGTGGGCCTATTTAACGATTCAAGACTTATTCAAGGCTTTAGCTCGAGGCGAATTCTCTTCTTGTCCAGAGTCGTATAACTCATCATCTGTTGCCAAACGGTCAACTTCTTCAATTGAAGATGAGTCAACAGATATTGAGCGAATCTTAGAGACAGTTGGCGATCAAGACATTTACATTTGTGATCACTTAGAATACGCTCTCTATCTCTCTTTAAAATATGAGTTCGTAACTCCTCTCACTTCATTAGTCATTGTTAAGCCAGATGATAAAAAATCTGCTCCTGGTACAAGTGAAGATGAAGGCGGTCATGATCCAAGGATTACCTTATTAGGTAATCATGCTACTACATTAAGTCAAAAGACTCGCATCGGTTCCTTTCTAGTATTAATTTCTATATGTCTAAATCTAACTCATTTTTACATCTaa